GTGGTTGCGTTTCCTTTATGTTTGACCGAAAAGGGTATATCGTAATTGAAAATGAAGAAGGAAAAATTGACGAAGATGAAATTACGCTTGAAGCGATAGAAGCGGGAGCTGAGGATATTGTTGTCTCCGATGGATCTTATGAAATTGTTACGACTCCTGAAGACTTTGAAGGTGTTCGTGATCATATCAGCGATTTGTATCCCATTTCTGACGCAGAGGTAACTTTAATTCCGCAAACGTACAGTTCCTTACCAGAAGCTGATGAAGAAAAAATGATGAATTTAATTGATACCCTGGAAGACAATGAGGATGTTCAGGATATCCATCATAATCTGGAAATAAGTTAATATAACAAACGATACGATAGGGTGTTCTGTACGCTCTATCGTTAATTATGTTAAAATAGGAGCAGGATTAAAAGAGGAGAAGGATTTATGATTTCGTACATAAAGGGGAAAGTTACATATATACAGGATGATTCAGTCATCGTCGATGTTCAGGGGGTTGGGTATGAGATACTTTGTGCCAATCCTTTTGTTTTTCAGTCAGCATTAAATAATGAAACACTTATCTTCACCTATCATCACGTTCGGGAAGATGCACAACTATTATATGGGTTTAAAAATCAAGAGCAAAAGTCTCTCTTCACTAAGTTGCTGCAAGTGTCTGGCATCGGTCCAAAGGGCGCGCTTGCCATTTTAGGGTCTGTCAATGTCAATGATTTTGTGGCGGCTGTGGAAAGGGAAGACGATAAATTTTTAACCAGTTTTCCTGGAGTAGGAAAAAAGACTGCTAGACAAGTGATACTTGACCTAAAAGGAAAGCTTACTACAATGCTTGGCATTTCAGATCAGTTAACAGACGATAAATCCGAACAAGGCGTGCACACGGAGGGGATGGCCGAGGCAAAAGAAGCATTACGGTCACTAGGTTATTCCGAAAAAGAGATAAAAACAGTTATTCCACAGCTACAGAAAGAAAGTCTTTCGAATACGGATGAAATTATTCGAAAAGCATTAGCGCTATTAATGAAAAAATAACCAAGGGGGGATTTTTGATGGAGGAACGAATGGTCACAGGTGAATTACAGCAGGAGGATTCTACTGTAGAACTCAGTCTTCGTCCCACAACCTTGAATCAGTACATTGGGCAGGATAAAGTGAAAGAAAATCTGCATATCTTTATTCAAGCAGCAAAGATGCGTGAGGAGCCTCTTGATCATGTTCTCCTTTATGGTCCGCCTGGGCTGGGGAAAACGACACTTGCGGCTATTATCGCGAATGAGATGGGTGTACAATTCCGTTCCACCTCTGGACCGGCAATTGAGCGGGCGGGTGATTTGGCGGCTATCCTTTCTTCGCTCGAACCTGGTGACGTCCTGTTTATTGATGAAGTACACAGATTGCCGCGCTCAGTTGAGGAAGTGTTATACCCTGCAATGGAGGACTTTTTCCTTGATATTGTGATCGGGTCAGGGCCAAGTGCCAGATCTGTACGAATTGATTTGCCACCGTTTACGCTTGTAGGTGCGACAACTCGTGCCGGTTTACTGTCCGCGCCGCTCAGAGATCGTTTTGGGGTGTTAAGCAGGCTGGAATATTACGAAACTAAAGATTTGTGTTCGATTGTAGAGCGTACTGCCGAAATTTTTCAAACATCCATTACTAAAGAGGCGGCTGCTGAGGTCGCCGGCAGATCACGAGGAACTCCTAGGATAGCGAATCGTTTATTAAAACGAATTCGTGATATCTCCCAGGTTAAAGGAGAAACTGAAATTAGTTTTGAGGCAACGGATCTGGCCCTTGGAATGCTCCAGGTAGATGATGTGGGCCTTGACCATGTCGATCATAAGTTGTTAAAGAGTATTATTGACGGGTTTCACGGGGGACCAGTGGGATTAGATACAATCGCCGCGACAATTGGTGAGGAATCACAGACTATAGAAGATGTTTATGAGCCATACTTATTACAAATAGGATTTATTCAGCGTACACCGAGAGGAAGGGTTGTCACGCAAAAAGCCTATAATCATTTTGGGATTAAAGAGCAGGATTAAGATGAGTATGGGAAAATTATTTATTGTTTTAGGAATAGTGTTTATCATAATTGGAGTCATTTGGACGTTGTTTGGTAAACTGCCAGGTGACATTAGCTTTAAACGTGGCAATTTTTCTTTTCATTTTCCGATTATGACATCTATTGTAGTAAGCATTGTATTATCACTTATTTTGTATTTGATAGGGAAATTGAAGTAGGAAAGGGTATGAACTTGCAGTATGGATATACATGATTTTGATTTTGATTTACCAGAAGAATTAATAGCACAAACACCACTTAAGAACCGAACAGCTTCACGGCTGCTGGTACTGAACCGTGAATCGAAGCAAATAGATCATAAACACTTTTCAGATATAAAGGACTACCTGAAACGAGGAGATTGTCTCGTACTAAACGATACTAGAGTGTTACCTGCACGCCTGTACGGGATTAAGAAAGATACCGGAGCAAAACTTGAAGTTTTGCTGCTGCATCAAAAGGAAAAAGATTGCTGGGAAGTTCTTGCTAAACCTGCTAAGAAAATGAAAGTGGGTACAGAACTAGTATTTGGTGATGGAAAGCTAACGGCGACCTGTCTTCAAACAAAAGAACATGGCGGGCGAATCGTGCAGTTTGATTACAAAGGTATTTTTTATGAAGTTTTAGATGAACTTGGTGAAATGCCATTGCCTCCCTACATTAAAGAACAGTTGCCGGAGAAGGAAAGGTATCAAACCGTTTATGCGAGGGAAGAGGGGTCAGCGGCTGCACCAACTGCAGGTCTGCATTTTACCAACGAACTATTAGATGAACTTAAAGGTATGGGCGTTATTATTACGTTTATTACCCTGCATGTCGGACTTGGAACATTTCGTCCTGTCAGTGTGGATAACATAGACGATCATACCATGCATGCAGAATTCTATCACATGACAGAGGAAACGGCGCAAACTCTAAAAGCTGTGAGAAAAAATAATGGGAGAATTATCTCGGTCGGGACAACTTCTACTCGCACACTAGAAACGATTGCCCGCGACCATGAGGGAGAATTTGTAGCATCAAGCGGTTGGACGGATATTTTTATTTATCCACCGTATGATTTTCAGGCGATTGATGGTTTGATTACAAATTTTCATTTGCCAAAGTCGACATTGATCATGATGGTAAGTGCGCTTGTTGACCGTGAAAGCATCCTGCATGCATACAATGAGGCTGTAAAAGAAAAATACCGCTTTTTTAGCTTTGGTGATGCGATGTTAATTTTACCTGAAAGAAAGAGGAACGAATAAAATGACAGCAATTACGTATGAATTAATAAAGACATGTAAACAAACAGGTGCAAGACTAGGTAAAGTGCACACGCCGCATGGTTCGTTTGATACACCAATGTTCATGCCTGTTGGTACACTTGCGACCG
This Virgibacillus phasianinus DNA region includes the following protein-coding sequences:
- a CDS encoding DUF2905 domain-containing protein — its product is MGKLFIVLGIVFIIIGVIWTLFGKLPGDISFKRGNFSFHFPIMTSIVVSIVLSLILYLIGKLK
- the queA gene encoding tRNA preQ1(34) S-adenosylmethionine ribosyltransferase-isomerase QueA, translated to MDIHDFDFDLPEELIAQTPLKNRTASRLLVLNRESKQIDHKHFSDIKDYLKRGDCLVLNDTRVLPARLYGIKKDTGAKLEVLLLHQKEKDCWEVLAKPAKKMKVGTELVFGDGKLTATCLQTKEHGGRIVQFDYKGIFYEVLDELGEMPLPPYIKEQLPEKERYQTVYAREEGSAAAPTAGLHFTNELLDELKGMGVIITFITLHVGLGTFRPVSVDNIDDHTMHAEFYHMTEETAQTLKAVRKNNGRIISVGTTSTRTLETIARDHEGEFVASSGWTDIFIYPPYDFQAIDGLITNFHLPKSTLIMMVSALVDRESILHAYNEAVKEKYRFFSFGDAMLILPERKRNE
- the ruvA gene encoding Holliday junction branch migration protein RuvA; the protein is MISYIKGKVTYIQDDSVIVDVQGVGYEILCANPFVFQSALNNETLIFTYHHVREDAQLLYGFKNQEQKSLFTKLLQVSGIGPKGALAILGSVNVNDFVAAVEREDDKFLTSFPGVGKKTARQVILDLKGKLTTMLGISDQLTDDKSEQGVHTEGMAEAKEALRSLGYSEKEIKTVIPQLQKESLSNTDEIIRKALALLMKK
- the ruvB gene encoding Holliday junction branch migration DNA helicase RuvB, with protein sequence MEERMVTGELQQEDSTVELSLRPTTLNQYIGQDKVKENLHIFIQAAKMREEPLDHVLLYGPPGLGKTTLAAIIANEMGVQFRSTSGPAIERAGDLAAILSSLEPGDVLFIDEVHRLPRSVEEVLYPAMEDFFLDIVIGSGPSARSVRIDLPPFTLVGATTRAGLLSAPLRDRFGVLSRLEYYETKDLCSIVERTAEIFQTSITKEAAAEVAGRSRGTPRIANRLLKRIRDISQVKGETEISFEATDLALGMLQVDDVGLDHVDHKLLKSIIDGFHGGPVGLDTIAATIGEESQTIEDVYEPYLLQIGFIQRTPRGRVVTQKAYNHFGIKEQD